GGCCCTACCTTTGCGGTCAAAAGCATCATGTCTGAGCCTTCCGATACCCTCCTGACCGGGAATCTGCTGCTGGCCGTCCCCTCCATGCAGGACCCTAACTTCAAACGCGCGGTCATCTTTGTGGCGGCGCATACGGCGGAAGATGGCGCCTTTGGTTATGTGCTCAATCGTCCTCTGGAACAACGCGTGGCCGATCTTCTGCCTGACCAAAAACTCGGCGCTCTCGGCCAGGTGCCGGTCTTCATTGGCGGCCCAGTGGCGACCGATAAACTGGCCTTTGCCTCCCTGCACTGGAATCGCCGCAAGAGCACCCTCCGCTGCCAGACGCACCTCTCTGTGGCTGATGCTCTGCATGAATTGAGTATGGGCCATGACGTGCGTGGTTTCGTCGGCTACTCCGGCTGGTCCGGCGGCCAGATTGAGGGGGAAATCCAACGCCGCTCCTGGATTATCTCGCCAGCGAAGCAAGTGATTCTGAATAGCGACAAGAGCGGCACCCTCTGGAGCGCTGTCCTTCATGAGATGGGCCCGCTTTTCAAACTCATGGGCAGCACCCCCGAGCAGGTGGAGCTGAACTAGCCGTAGCAGCCTAATCTCATCCCATCACCTTCCACGTCGCAGGCCCTCCACCAGCTTCTCCCCTGCGGCTCGGAGGGTGTCTTCTTTCTTGGCAAAGTGGAAGCGGATGAAGCGGTGCTCAGGTTCTCGGTAGAAGCTGGAGCCTGGCACACCCGTGACACCCACGGTTTCGGTCATCCAGGCGGCGGCCTCGGTATCGGTGGTAAAGCCTAACGAACTGATGTTTAAAAGCGTGTAATAGGCGCCCTGAGGCTCGGTGAAAGGCAAGCCGGTCTGGCGCATGTAACCCAGGAAAAGATCCCGCTTCGCATCGTAGTCACGCT
The sequence above is drawn from the Prosthecobacter debontii genome and encodes:
- a CDS encoding YqgE/AlgH family protein, whose product is MSEPSDTLLTGNLLLAVPSMQDPNFKRAVIFVAAHTAEDGAFGYVLNRPLEQRVADLLPDQKLGALGQVPVFIGGPVATDKLAFASLHWNRRKSTLRCQTHLSVADALHELSMGHDVRGFVGYSGWSGGQIEGEIQRRSWIISPAKQVILNSDKSGTLWSAVLHEMGPLFKLMGSTPEQVELN